A part of Lutra lutra chromosome 2, mLutLut1.2, whole genome shotgun sequence genomic DNA contains:
- the LOC125092790 gene encoding uncharacterized protein LOC125092790 isoform X2 — MHLCLGHSRPPQQLPRSGQAQLRPLRPSRSCLARPPNPQGPKKQVVFADTKGLSLTSVHMFEDAVGRDSEEGSCHPSNLPRLPPPPSPCAPCLPAPGRDSGFPGTPADPERVPRAERGARGLPARHPAGAHSGFPEGPAGGQAHFLTEWMRFPSGRCSEGHPLPFAGKEALGMWNRKT, encoded by the exons ATGCACCTCTGCCTCGGCCACAGCCGGCCCCCGCAGCAGCTCCCGCGATCCGGCCAAGCCCAGCTGCGGCCCCTGCGGCCCTCGCGCTCCTGCCTGGCACGACCTCCTAACCCCCAGGGCCCCAAGAAGCAGGTGGTGTTTGCAGACACCAAGGGGCTCTCGCTGACATCTGTGCACATGTTTGAGGACGCTGTGGGCAGAGACTCCGAGGAGGGCTCGTGTCACCCGTCCAACTTGCCGCGCCTCCCACCACCGCCATCCCCCTGCGCCCCCTGCCTCCCCGCACCTGGGCGGGACTCGGGGTTTCCGGGGACGCCGGCAGATCCGGAGAGGGTGCCCCGAGCTGAGCGCGGGGCAAGAGGGCTCCCTGCGAGGCACCCTGCGGGCGCGCACTCTGGCTTTCCAGAAGGCCCTGCAG GGGGACAGGCTCACTTCCTGACCGAATGGATGAGATTTCCTTCCGGAAGATGCTCGGAAGGGCACCCTTTACCCTTCGCAGGGAAGGAAGCCTTGGGAATGTGGAACAGAAAGACC tgA
- the LOC125092790 gene encoding uncharacterized protein LOC125092790 isoform X1, whose product MHLCLGHSRPPQQLPRSGQAQLRPLRPSRSCLARPPNPQGPKKQVVFADTKGLSLTSVHMFEDAVGRDSEEGSCHPSNLPRLPPPPSPCAPCLPAPGRDSGFPGTPADPERVPRAERGARGLPARHPAGAHSGFPEGPAGGQAHFLTEWMRFPSGRCSEGHPLPFAGKEALGMWNRKTVNKVFTCNSVKGLAERVSQGGWVSGRGQEEFLTSKIKMQHRNVLFYLPLYPERASFLVTQNRLASSMCAHK is encoded by the exons ATGCACCTCTGCCTCGGCCACAGCCGGCCCCCGCAGCAGCTCCCGCGATCCGGCCAAGCCCAGCTGCGGCCCCTGCGGCCCTCGCGCTCCTGCCTGGCACGACCTCCTAACCCCCAGGGCCCCAAGAAGCAGGTGGTGTTTGCAGACACCAAGGGGCTCTCGCTGACATCTGTGCACATGTTTGAGGACGCTGTGGGCAGAGACTCCGAGGAGGGCTCGTGTCACCCGTCCAACTTGCCGCGCCTCCCACCACCGCCATCCCCCTGCGCCCCCTGCCTCCCCGCACCTGGGCGGGACTCGGGGTTTCCGGGGACGCCGGCAGATCCGGAGAGGGTGCCCCGAGCTGAGCGCGGGGCAAGAGGGCTCCCTGCGAGGCACCCTGCGGGCGCGCACTCTGGCTTTCCAGAAGGCCCTGCAG GGGGACAGGCTCACTTCCTGACCGAATGGATGAGATTTCCTTCCGGAAGATGCTCGGAAGGGCACCCTTTACCCTTCGCAGGGAAGGAAGCCTTGGGAATGTGGAACAGAAAGACCGTAAATAAAGTTTTTACATGTAATTCTGTAAAAGGCCTGGCAGAGAGGGTCTCCCAGGGCGggtgggtgagtgggagaggTCAGGAGGAGTTCCTTACCTCGAAGATAAAGATGCAGCACAGAAATGTACTCTTTTACCTTCCTCTCTATCCTGAAAGGGCTAGTTTTCTGGTAACTCAAAATCGTCTTGCCTCTTCAATGTGTGCccataaataa